One region of Carya illinoinensis cultivar Pawnee chromosome 8, C.illinoinensisPawnee_v1, whole genome shotgun sequence genomic DNA includes:
- the LOC122274562 gene encoding uncharacterized protein LOC122274562 — MDKAWMHIEDRMCSIEYAEGVKHFIELAKAHSPGRDCIRCPCRRCRNRTFHPISLVQDHLFIVGIDTSYSAWIFHGEEDTENDPAFSDEEVPDDGNCNDYIDDVDEMLDDIRVGSFMDNSGRTEFYVDDGPSRHTAEAPILGNFDELLENARKPFYPNCTNFSKLSFIVKLLHIKTVGGWTVKSFDMVIKLLQAAFPQALFPASYHDARRLQQGLGFSYTKIHVCPNDCALFWKDHANKDECPKCNASRWALSTTNQQRIPQKVLRYFPLKPRLQRLFMSKKTAQSMRWHVEERVDDPNFMRHPADSTVWKDFDNKHPWFAQDPRNVRLGLASDGFNPFNNMSKPYSIWPVLLVPYNLPPWLCMKDPYVMMSLLIPGPKAPGNDIDVFLRPLIDELTELWVEGIHTYDAYKRESFQLRAALLWTVNDFPAYANLSGWSTKGKLACPTCNLETDSLWLVNGRKHCYIGHRRWLVLNHAWRRKKAAFNGKDERRLKPKILEGQVLMEQLHEVSNVHFGKLLKKRKRTPNELNWTKKSIFFDLPYWLDLGLRHNLDVMHIEKNICDNVLGTLMNIEGKSKDTATARRDLEDLGLRKELHLQHHGNQTSMSLGCYMLNVNERRSFCARLSEVKFPDGFASNIARCVNVSEGKIMGMKSHDCHILMQYLLPVVIGGYLRPDVRRCLMELCSFFKELCGRTLDITVLKRLQANIPIILCKLEMIFPPAFFDIMVHLAIHLPDEALLAGPVQYRWMYPFERYMGKFKRYVRNRAHPEGSIAEAYLHVECLTFCSMYLNDIETRHNREERNIDTVGQSSLEPSLSVFSQKVRPLGAAQISKLYEALLAKATWYVLNNCPEIEDYLEDHRNNMQEEDPSNFEHRHQMQFPMWFRTRIADLHAMTPPAVTDDIFALTCGPDPLVARYAGCIMNGIRFHTKELEGRRRTQNSGVVVHGDHEGVPVDFYGVLQDIIELRYMGWRKCFLFKCDWWDIGDRRRGIHVGEHFTSVNTSRQWYKDEPFALACQTLQVFYIKDPNWGGSWHAVHKITNRNVYNIRHKTSDVHDDADDDDDGSETLETEDESDTDVIHYVSVNETSPETLNPLTRGDSDNLPVDSSTMSPEQLCRETDDEDCVDDEDLNRQFDMENMPAVDSDGIDLKPQFLGAWTILD, encoded by the exons ATGGATAaggcttggatgcatattgaagatagaaTGTGTTCTATCGAATATGCTGAAGGCGTCAAACATTTCATAGAGCTGGCAAAGGCCCATTCACCGGGTAGAGACTgcattaggtgtccatgtaggAGATGTCGAAATCGAACTTTCCATCCCATTTCATTGGTTCAGGATCACTTGTTCATCGTAGGTATTGATACATCTTATTCTGCATGGATTTTCCACGGCGAGGAGGATACAGAAAATGACCCCGCATTTTCTGATGAAGAAGTTCCTGATGATGGTAACTGCAATGACTACATTGATGATGTagatgagatgttagatgacatccgtGTGGGATCCTTTATGGATAATTCTGGTAGAACAGAATTTTATGTAGATGACGGGCCGTCACGACACACCGCTGAGGCTCCGATACTGGGTAATTTCGACGAGTTACTGGAAAATGCACGAAAGCCATTTTATCCAAACTGCACCAACTTTTCGAAACTATCATTCATAGTcaagttgcttcacataaagacAGTTGGGGGTTGGACTGTGAAGTCTTTTGACATGGTTATTAAGCTGTTGCAAGCAGCATTTCCTCAAGCACTGTTCCCCGCCTCATACCACGATGCTCGCCGCTTACAGCAGGGTTTGGGATTTAGTTACACAAAGATCCATGTATGCCCAAATGATTGTGCATTGTTTTGGAAGGATCATGCTAATAAAGACGAGTGCCCTAAATGTAATGCATCTAGGTGGGCCTTAAGTACAACTAACCAACAGAGGATACCCCAAAAAGTCCTCCGATATTTCCCTTTGAAGCCGCGGTTGCAAAGGCTGTTTATGTCTAAAAAGACTGCCCAATCCATGAGATGGCATGTAGAAGAGCGTGTTGACGACCCCAACTTCATGAGACATCCAGCTGATTCTACTGTATGGAAAGATTTTGATAACAAACATCCTTGGTTTGCTCAAGATCCTCGTAATGTTAGACTTGGTCTAGCAAGTGATGGGTTCAACCCATTTAATAATATGAGCAAACCGTACAGCATTTGGCCAGTGCTACTTGTGCCGTACAACTTGCCAccttggttatgcatgaaagatccatacgtGATGATGTCATTATTGATCCCTGGACCAAAGGCACCgggaaatgatattgatgtgtTCTTGCGTCCCCTAATAGATGAGTTGACAGAATTATGGGTAGAGGGAATTCATACATATGATGCATACAAACGAGAATCTTTTCAATTGAGGGCTGCGTTACTCTGGACCGTCAACGACTTTCCTGCATATGCAAATCTGTCTGGTTGGAGCACGAAGGGTAAGTTGGCATGCCCTACATGTAACTTAGAAACAGATTCTTTGTGGCTTGTGAATGGCCGGAAACATTGTTATATAGGCCATCGTCGGTGGTTGGTGCTAAATCATGCTTGGAGAAGGAAAAAGGCAGCTTTTAATGGTAAGGACGAACGCCGTCTCAAACCGAAAATTCTGGAGGGTCAAGTTTTAATGGAGCAATTACATGAGGTCTCAAATGTGCATTTTGgtaaattattaaagaagagGAAACGTACACCAAATGAATTGAACTGGACAAAAAAAAGTATCTTCTTTGACCTACCGTACTGGTTAGACTTGGGATTGAGACATAACTTGgatgtcatgcatattgagaaaaatatttgtgataacGTTTTGGGAACCTTGATGAATATTGAAGGCAAAAGCAAGGACACCGCTACTGCGCGTAGGGATTTGGAAGATCTTGGACTgaggaaagaattacatttacAGCATCATGGTAATCAAACTTCTATGAGTCTTGGTTGTTATATGTTAAACGTAAATGAGAGGAGGAGTTTTTGTGCACGCTTGTCAGAAGTTAAATTTCCTGACGGCTTTGCCTCGAATATTGCCCGGTGTGTCAACGTTTCTGAAGGAAAAATCATGGGTATGaagagtcatgattgtcatatcTTGATGCAATATTTGTTGCCGGTTGTTATTGGTGGGTACCTACGACCCGATGTGCGTCGATGTTTAATGGAGTTGTGTTCGTTTTTCAAGGAATTATGTGGTCGAACACTTGACATAACAGTGTTGAAACGGCTTCAAGCTAatattcccatcattctttgcaaactggaaatgatattcccGCCTGCATTTTTCGATATCATGGTGCACCTTGCTATTCATCTGCCAGATGAGGCTTTGCTAGCAGGACCTGTCCAATACAGGTGGATGTACCCTTTCGAGAGGTATATGGGTAAGTTCAAACGGTATGTCCGCAACAGAGCCCATCCAGAAGGCTCAATTGCAGAGGCATATTTGCATGTGGAGTGCCTGACATTTTGCTCTATGTACTTGAATGATATCGAGACTAGACATAATCGAGAGGAACGGAACATTGACACAGTTGGGCAGAGCTCCCTAGAGCCAAGTTTATCGGTTTTCTCCCAAAAGGTTCGCCCTCTAGGGGCAGcccaaatttcaaaattatatgAAGCTCTGTTGGCCAAGGCCACGTGGTATGTCCTTAATAATTGCCCGGAGATTGAGGACTATTTAGA GGACCACCGTAACAATATGCAAGAAGAGGACCCAAGTAACTTCGAGCATAGGCACCAAATGCAATTCCCAATGTGGTTCAGAACACGT ATTGCCGATTTGCATGCAATGACTCCCCCCGCGGTGACCGATGACATATTTGCTTTAACATGTGGGCCAGATCCATTGGTGGCGAGATATGCCGGTTGTATAATGAATGGAATTCGATTTCACACAAAGGAGCTTGAAGGGCGTCGCCGCACCCAAAACAGTGGGGTTGTTGTTCATGGCGACCATGAAGGAGTGCCTGTTGACTTCTACGGCGTGTTGCAAGACATCATAGAATTACGCTATATGGGGTGGCGTAAGTGTTTCttgtttaaatgtgattggtgggacatTGGTGATAGAAGAAGGGGGATACATGTTGGGGAGCACTTCACGAGTGTTAATACTtctaggcaatggtataaagatgagccgTTCGCCCTCGCTTGCCAAACGTTGCAAGTATTCTACATCAAGGACCCGAATTGGGGGGGAAGTTGGCATGCGGTACACAAGATAACCAATAGGAATGTTTATAATATTCGCCACAAGACCTCGGACGTGCATGATGATgctgatgatgacgatgatgggTCGGAGACTCTTGAAACTGAAGATGAGAGTGATACTGATGTTATTCATTATGTCTCAGTTAATGAAACTAGCCCGGAGACGCTCAATCCACTGACCCGAGGAGATTCAGACAACTTGCCGGTTGATTCGTCAACCATGTCACCTGAACAATTGTGTAGAGAAACTGACGATGAGGATTGTGTTGATGATGAAGACCTTAACCGGCAATTTGATATGGAGAACATGCCTGCTGTGGATAGCGATGGTATTGATCTAAAACCTCAATTCTTGGGAGCCTGGACTATTTTAGATTGA